One window from the genome of Cyclobacterium amurskyense encodes:
- the tnpA gene encoding IS66 family insertion sequence element accessory protein TnpA — protein MKRQTESNMRKLYQEWLSSGVSRSEFSDMHGIVRTTFYYWTKKFSAQEEETNNGKAFQLLDPIPSVGRVGRVIAHIHYPSGISLEIYDGVSPEFIKTLLV, from the coding sequence ATGAAAAGACAGACAGAAAGCAATATGCGTAAACTTTATCAAGAATGGTTATCCTCAGGGGTTAGCAGATCAGAATTTTCCGATATGCATGGTATTGTTCGAACAACTTTTTATTATTGGACCAAAAAATTCAGCGCACAGGAAGAAGAAACAAATAATGGAAAAGCTTTTCAATTGCTGGACCCTATCCCATCTGTTGGTCGAGTTGGCCGAGTAATAGCGCATATTCATTATCCTTCAGGAATCAGCCTGGAAATCTATGATGGGGTCTCACCTGAGTTTATTAAAACGCTTCTTGTCTAA
- the tnpB gene encoding IS66 family insertion sequence element accessory protein TnpB (TnpB, as the term is used for proteins encoded by IS66 family insertion elements, is considered an accessory protein, since TnpC, encoded by a neighboring gene, is a DDE family transposase.): protein MLALSSSCRYFLYDKPTDMRFGINALSGLVRNKLGFDPMNGDVFIFIGKRGNQIRLLQWDKDGFALYIKKLERGTFERPILTGTAITSTQLSFLLQGVRLESVRYRTRYTPLKRA, encoded by the coding sequence ATGCTTGCGCTATCCTCTTCATGTCGTTACTTTTTATATGATAAGCCCACTGATATGCGTTTTGGTATCAATGCCCTTTCTGGACTGGTACGTAACAAGCTTGGCTTTGACCCCATGAATGGAGATGTGTTCATTTTTATTGGCAAGCGAGGCAACCAAATCCGACTTTTGCAATGGGACAAAGATGGTTTTGCCTTATATATTAAAAAGTTGGAACGAGGCACTTTTGAACGTCCTATTCTCACCGGAACAGCCATTACGAGTACCCAACTCAGCTTTCTCTTACAGGGGGTAAGGCTAGAATCGGTACGCTACAGAACCCGATACACACCTTTAAAAAGGGCATGA
- the tnpC gene encoding IS66 family transposase, giving the protein MENETIDYKKLYEQELQAHQESLLTISEKESAIADLQHELEKFRGYIFGTKSEKRTANVGLNQMGLFELGTTQAVQEELSESVPTTEQKTTPKKRAKGTSRMSLPEELRREEVVIEPKESTEGCVQIGQEVTEVLEVVPASFYVKRYVRPKYARPNGEGILIGTLPDRVIEKGIPSESVIAQLIVDKYVYGMPLHRQLDKYSKMGVRIPASSASDWVIKGWEQLKPLSDLLSMVVLSQKYLQVDETPIKVLDRDNKKGIHQGFMWLYHAPVDRLVLFDYRKGRDRSGPKEMLADFKGIIQTDGYKVYDSLYGKHDTIHLTFCMAHARRKFVEALNDNEEQANHVLDEMQLLYKLEAQMREKGYDYLQKTKERKEHATPVLDRLGQWLEKHQYSHRPTSPMGKAIEYTRSRWAGLSVYALHGQMEIDNNLVENAVRPLAIGRKAYLFAGSHKAAEMTAAMYSFMASCKKNKINEFEWLKDVFERIQSHKQKDLYQLLPSNWEKHKIK; this is encoded by the coding sequence ATGGAAAATGAGACAATCGACTACAAAAAGCTATATGAGCAAGAGCTCCAAGCCCATCAGGAGTCATTGTTGACCATCTCCGAAAAGGAAAGTGCAATAGCAGACCTACAGCATGAACTTGAAAAGTTCAGGGGGTATATTTTTGGCACCAAGAGTGAAAAGAGAACCGCTAATGTGGGACTAAATCAGATGGGGCTTTTCGAGCTAGGCACTACCCAAGCTGTACAAGAGGAGCTTTCCGAGTCAGTACCTACCACAGAGCAAAAAACCACTCCAAAGAAAAGAGCCAAGGGCACCTCTCGTATGAGCCTTCCCGAAGAGCTCAGAAGGGAAGAAGTGGTGATAGAGCCAAAAGAATCCACTGAAGGTTGTGTACAGATAGGTCAGGAAGTAACCGAAGTATTGGAAGTAGTTCCGGCATCTTTTTATGTGAAACGCTACGTGCGTCCAAAATACGCAAGACCGAACGGTGAAGGCATCCTCATTGGTACATTACCAGATAGAGTAATAGAAAAGGGAATACCTTCAGAATCAGTGATTGCTCAACTTATCGTAGACAAATATGTCTACGGAATGCCGCTTCACAGGCAGCTGGATAAATACAGCAAGATGGGCGTAAGAATCCCTGCTTCGAGTGCCTCTGACTGGGTAATTAAGGGCTGGGAACAGCTCAAGCCACTCTCCGATCTACTCAGTATGGTAGTCCTAAGTCAAAAATACCTTCAGGTAGACGAAACGCCTATAAAAGTGTTAGATAGAGATAACAAAAAAGGTATTCATCAGGGGTTCATGTGGCTTTATCATGCGCCGGTAGATAGACTAGTACTCTTTGATTACAGAAAAGGGAGGGATCGATCGGGTCCCAAAGAAATGCTTGCTGACTTTAAGGGTATCATCCAAACGGATGGCTACAAGGTGTATGATTCCCTTTATGGGAAGCATGACACTATTCATTTAACGTTTTGTATGGCACATGCCAGACGCAAGTTTGTAGAAGCGCTCAATGACAATGAAGAACAGGCAAACCATGTCCTTGATGAGATGCAACTACTCTATAAGCTGGAAGCACAGATGAGAGAAAAGGGGTATGACTATCTACAGAAAACGAAGGAGAGAAAAGAGCATGCCACTCCTGTGCTGGACAGATTAGGGCAATGGCTGGAAAAGCACCAATACAGCCATAGGCCAACAAGTCCAATGGGCAAGGCTATAGAATATACGAGGTCAAGATGGGCAGGACTGAGTGTTTATGCACTTCATGGACAAATGGAAATAGACAATAACCTGGTTGAAAATGCCGTTCGTCCACTAGCTATAGGTCGTAAAGCGTATCTATTTGCAGGATCGCACAAGGCTGCGGAGATGACAGCAGCCATGTATTCTTTCATGGCCAGCTGCAAAAAGAACAAAATTAATGAGTTTGAATGGCTCAAGGACGTATTCGAAAGAATCCAGAGCCACAAGCAAAAAGATCTCTATCAACTACTACCTTCCAATTGGGAGAAACATAAAATCAAGTAG
- a CDS encoding dihydrofolate reductase family protein: protein MRKSIQDENDPLTVYKIKRQDINKIMAKLTSFTFISLNGFYKGINEDINWHQHGGEEAQYSVESLKSNDTLLFGRVTYEMMKSFWPTQMAYDSFPEVADGMNNSEKIVVSKTLESTDWKNTQIINENLIDRIAELKKTSNKNITLLGSGKILAQLMNANLVDEYQIMIDPIFIEKGEPILDNLKNNIKLELTKSKVFKSGTILLYYKPKTN, encoded by the coding sequence ATGCGAAAATCAATACAAGATGAAAACGATCCGCTAACGGTGTATAAAATAAAAAGACAAGATATTAATAAAATTATGGCAAAATTGACATCATTCACATTCATTTCTTTAAACGGATTTTATAAAGGAATTAACGAGGATATAAATTGGCACCAACACGGAGGAGAAGAGGCCCAATATTCAGTTGAGAGCTTAAAATCGAACGACACTCTTCTATTCGGCAGAGTAACCTACGAAATGATGAAAAGTTTTTGGCCAACTCAAATGGCTTATGACTCTTTTCCCGAAGTTGCAGATGGCATGAATAATTCAGAAAAAATTGTCGTTTCTAAAACGTTAGAATCAACTGATTGGAAAAACACTCAAATTATCAACGAAAACCTAATAGATAGAATAGCGGAATTAAAAAAAACGAGTAATAAGAACATTACACTTTTAGGGAGCGGAAAGATTTTAGCACAACTTATGAATGCGAATTTAGTGGATGAATATCAAATTATGATAGACCCAATATTCATTGAAAAAGGAGAACCGATTTTGGACAATCTGAAAAATAATATAAAACTCGAACTGACAAAAAGCAAAGTTTTTAAAAGTGGAACAATCTTACTTTATTATAAACCGAAAACGAATTAA
- a CDS encoding dihydrofolate reductase family protein, with translation MGKVLIHLTMSLDGFIAKPNEDDWGWIFKHAADDSDDMGNRVMQELGAVVLGNKDFRNNKVTADALPYGGLQIPQFVVTHNAREPLSVGPLTFNFVTGGVEKVIQKAKKAAGTKNVAILGHSIAQQGLELGLVDELVLHVYPVIFGNGLRLIDQFGCQPIDLERIEIISTTQITSMRFRVIG, from the coding sequence ATGGGAAAAGTGTTAATACACCTAACAATGTCACTTGACGGATTTATTGCAAAACCTAATGAAGACGATTGGGGTTGGATTTTCAAACATGCGGCTGACGACTCTGATGATATGGGAAATCGAGTTATGCAAGAGTTAGGAGCAGTAGTTCTTGGTAACAAGGACTTTAGAAACAACAAAGTTACAGCTGATGCTCTTCCGTATGGGGGACTACAAATACCACAATTCGTTGTAACCCACAATGCCCGTGAACCACTTTCTGTAGGGCCATTGACATTTAACTTTGTTACTGGCGGAGTAGAAAAAGTAATTCAAAAAGCCAAGAAGGCAGCAGGAACAAAAAATGTTGCAATATTGGGGCATAGCATTGCTCAACAAGGTCTTGAGTTAGGTCTTGTGGATGAATTGGTCCTTCATGTTTATCCTGTCATTTTTGGGAATGGGTTAAGACTTATTGATCAATTTGGCTGTCAACCTATTGATCTTGAACGGATAGAAATTATATCAACGACCCAAATTACAAGTATGCGGTTTCGAGTAATTGGATAG
- a CDS encoding nuclear transport factor 2 family protein produces MTKSEIAKAFSNGEFEKTYDFIAENAEWIVIEEDKFTGKQAIIDNCEKVGSYFKSVTTDFKTLNTIADGNIVVINGTAEFLRDGKRISFVSACDVYEFNDQDNIKTVTSYCIQSK; encoded by the coding sequence ATGACAAAATCAGAAATTGCAAAGGCATTCTCCAACGGGGAATTTGAAAAGACCTACGATTTTATAGCTGAAAATGCAGAATGGATTGTAATCGAAGAAGACAAATTTACAGGTAAACAAGCCATTATTGATAATTGCGAGAAAGTTGGTAGCTACTTCAAGTCAGTAACGACAGACTTCAAAACACTCAACACCATTGCAGATGGAAATATAGTTGTAATTAATGGAACAGCTGAGTTTTTAAGGGATGGCAAACGGATTTCGTTTGTTTCAGCATGTGATGTTTATGAATTTAATGACCAGGACAATATTAAAACCGTTACCTCTTATTGTATTCAATCAAAATAA
- a CDS encoding DoxX family membrane protein has product MIKTKNDYEKEILNVLSILLGLLLINGGLDKFFHYMPIPPDLPEALVKDNLAFMEIAWLMPLVGFAELVGGILILFPLTRALGALVIFPVMVGILLRHIFVAPEGLIIAAII; this is encoded by the coding sequence ATTATCAAAACAAAGAATGACTATGAAAAAGAAATTTTAAACGTATTGTCTATTCTTTTGGGACTTTTACTAATCAACGGTGGTCTGGATAAATTTTTCCATTACATGCCCATTCCGCCCGATTTACCAGAAGCCTTGGTTAAAGACAATTTAGCCTTTATGGAAATTGCCTGGCTCATGCCTTTGGTCGGATTTGCAGAGCTTGTAGGTGGTATATTAATTTTATTTCCTTTAACAAGAGCCTTAGGAGCTTTGGTTATTTTCCCTGTCATGGTTGGGATATTGCTTAGGCATATTTTTGTAGCTCCCGAAGGCTTAATTATTGCTGCGATAATTTGA
- a CDS encoding SRPBCC domain-containing protein, translated as MNPNLKFDFIVNKENNTVNIEREFAANLELVWEAWTNPEILDLWWAPKPYKTRTKSMDFREGGLWLYEMFNAESKNPQECHWCKNDYIKIAHQKMFSGLDAFCDEYGVINQAMPRTQWTNEFNENGEKTLVTITAKYESLSDLEKIIQMGFKEGFTMAMENLDQYIEAQFKLRKQNKSNNMARVSTYVNFQGNTEEAFNFYKSVFKTDFINGIKRFDEVPADSNQPPMAESVKKMVLHVELPIVGGHILMGTDAPKEMGFTLTKGNNMHINLEPDSREEAKRLFDALSEGGQIEMPIEDTFWGAYYGSFTDKFGINWMINYQNKE; from the coding sequence ATGAACCCAAACTTAAAATTTGACTTCATAGTCAATAAAGAAAACAACACTGTTAATATAGAACGTGAATTTGCCGCAAACCTTGAATTGGTTTGGGAAGCTTGGACAAATCCTGAAATTCTTGACCTATGGTGGGCTCCTAAACCCTATAAAACCAGAACGAAATCAATGGATTTTCGCGAAGGCGGACTGTGGCTTTATGAAATGTTCAATGCCGAAAGTAAAAACCCACAAGAATGTCATTGGTGTAAAAACGATTACATCAAAATTGCACATCAAAAAATGTTTTCGGGTTTGGACGCATTCTGTGATGAATACGGAGTAATTAACCAAGCTATGCCCCGCACACAATGGACAAACGAGTTCAATGAAAATGGAGAAAAAACACTAGTAACCATTACCGCCAAATACGAGAGCCTTTCAGACTTAGAAAAGATTATCCAAATGGGCTTTAAAGAAGGTTTCACCATGGCTATGGAAAATCTTGACCAGTACATTGAAGCACAATTCAAACTTCGCAAGCAAAACAAATCAAACAATATGGCAAGAGTATCAACTTATGTAAATTTTCAGGGTAACACTGAAGAAGCATTCAATTTCTACAAATCAGTTTTTAAAACAGATTTTATTAATGGTATCAAACGTTTTGACGAAGTACCTGCAGACTCAAATCAACCACCCATGGCTGAATCGGTTAAAAAAATGGTGTTGCACGTTGAATTGCCAATAGTTGGTGGGCATATATTAATGGGGACTGACGCACCAAAAGAAATGGGATTCACATTAACAAAGGGAAACAATATGCATATTAATCTAGAACCGGATTCTCGTGAAGAGGCAAAACGTCTTTTTGATGCACTTTCAGAAGGTGGACAAATTGAAATGCCTATTGAAGATACGTTTTGGGGAGCGTACTACGGAAGTTTTACAGACAAGTTTGGTATCAATTGGATGATTAATTATCAAAACAAAGAATGA
- a CDS encoding ArsR/SmtB family transcription factor: MRRDVFQAIADPTRRAIIMLLAVGALTPNAIADHFDSSRQAVSKHLRILTECEILTQEQQGREIHYHLNADKMKDVEKWLEQFKMLMAKRFDQLDTVLEQLKSKGK, from the coding sequence ATGCGTAGAGACGTTTTTCAAGCAATTGCAGACCCAACAAGACGAGCCATTATTATGCTTTTGGCTGTTGGTGCTTTGACACCAAATGCCATAGCCGATCATTTTGATTCAAGTAGGCAAGCTGTTTCAAAACATTTGCGAATACTTACAGAGTGTGAAATACTTACTCAGGAGCAACAAGGCAGAGAAATTCATTATCACCTAAATGCCGATAAAATGAAAGACGTGGAAAAATGGCTGGAACAATTTAAAATGTTAATGGCAAAACGCTTTGACCAATTGGATACCGTTTTAGAACAATTAAAATCAAAAGGAAAATGA
- a CDS encoding dihydrofolate reductase family protein, with translation MRKLKLQVQMTIDGFISGQNGEMDWMKFPWTDDILNYVREITEPVDTIVLGRKLAEGFIPHWANVAKDPSNPEYEGGVKYATTQKIVFTKTLDKSIWENTEISKGDLVEEITNLKNMPGKDIIAYGGGEFVSSLIKNKLIDELHLFVNPAAIGNGMPIFKELSEMQKFNLDEVQKFDCGIVVMVYKPI, from the coding sequence ATGAGAAAATTAAAATTACAAGTCCAAATGACCATAGACGGTTTTATTTCAGGTCAAAACGGAGAAATGGATTGGATGAAATTTCCCTGGACAGATGACATTTTAAACTATGTACGAGAGATTACTGAACCTGTGGATACAATTGTTTTAGGCAGAAAATTAGCAGAAGGTTTTATTCCGCATTGGGCAAATGTTGCCAAAGACCCTAGCAACCCTGAATACGAAGGCGGTGTTAAGTATGCTACCACACAAAAAATTGTATTTACCAAAACACTTGACAAATCAATTTGGGAAAATACTGAAATTTCAAAGGGCGACTTGGTCGAAGAAATTACCAATTTAAAGAATATGCCAGGAAAAGACATTATTGCTTATGGTGGTGGTGAGTTTGTTTCCTCACTTATTAAAAACAAACTCATTGATGAATTACATTTATTTGTAAACCCCGCTGCTATTGGAAACGGAATGCCCATTTTTAAAGAGTTGTCCGAAATGCAAAAATTTAATCTTGATGAGGTACAAAAGTTTGATTGCGGCATTGTTGTAATGGTCTATAAACCCATATAA
- a CDS encoding PDDEXK nuclease domain-containing protein encodes MNDLKLYDNFFNEILQTISSARYEAYKSLNKHHTGLNFEIGKLIVKNQEVNNWGKSIVETLSTDINKQIDGIKGYSAQNLWRMRQFYLEYKDEQELLELAAKIPWGQNLLIMHQVKGREERKYYLNATDKMAWSRSVLLNQIKANAYQNHLINPKQCNFENALPVHLSEQASEALKSEYNLDFLGINKPVLERELENRLIENIRDLLLELGYGFSFIGNQYRLRLNQKEYFIDLLFYHRILKCLVAIELKTVEFEPEFAGKMNFYLELLDEQEKQPDDNPSIGIILCPTKDNIEVEYSLRTNIKPIGVAEYKLTHELPKQLKGKVPTEKELKRMLKKAIRNAGDSAEDKNESNK; translated from the coding sequence ATGAACGACTTAAAACTATACGACAACTTTTTCAATGAGATATTACAGACCATAAGTTCTGCCAGATATGAAGCCTATAAATCGCTGAACAAGCACCATACAGGATTGAATTTTGAAATCGGAAAACTTATAGTCAAAAACCAAGAAGTCAATAATTGGGGCAAATCAATTGTCGAGACGCTATCGACAGACATTAACAAACAAATTGACGGGATAAAAGGTTATTCTGCCCAGAATTTATGGCGAATGAGACAGTTTTACCTTGAATATAAGGACGAACAAGAGCTTTTAGAATTGGCTGCCAAAATTCCGTGGGGGCAGAACTTGCTTATAATGCACCAAGTAAAAGGCCGTGAAGAACGAAAGTATTATTTGAATGCAACTGATAAAATGGCTTGGAGTAGGTCAGTTCTGTTAAACCAAATCAAGGCAAATGCCTATCAAAACCATTTGATAAACCCAAAACAGTGCAACTTTGAAAATGCGCTTCCTGTTCACTTATCAGAACAAGCAAGTGAAGCATTAAAAAGCGAATACAACCTTGATTTTCTTGGAATAAACAAACCCGTTTTGGAACGAGAATTAGAAAATCGCCTTATTGAAAACATAAGAGATTTGCTATTGGAACTTGGTTACGGTTTCAGCTTTATTGGAAATCAATATCGTCTAAGATTAAACCAAAAAGAATATTTCATTGACTTGCTTTTCTACCACCGAATTTTAAAATGTTTGGTAGCCATAGAACTTAAAACGGTAGAATTTGAACCTGAATTTGCAGGAAAAATGAATTTCTATCTCGAACTGTTGGACGAACAAGAAAAACAACCTGACGACAACCCTTCCATTGGAATAATACTATGCCCCACCAAAGACAATATAGAAGTTGAATACTCTTTAAGAACGAACATAAAACCAATTGGAGTTGCAGAATACAAACTAACTCACGAACTCCCTAAACAGTTAAAAGGAAAAGTACCAACAGAAAAAGAATTAAAACGAATGCTAAAAAAGGCTATACGTAATGCGGGAGATAGTGCCGAAGATAAAAATGAGAGTAATAAATAA
- a CDS encoding type II toxin-antitoxin system RelE/ParE family toxin, which yields MGYKLRWSDESVKNLEDILDDIKFKWTDKEVDNFKSKLSHQLDLIVQNPYMFPVSTIKNGLRKAVLSKQTTIFYQIIDDIVYLTYLHINKKDIDKIK from the coding sequence ATGGGCTATAAGCTACGATGGTCAGACGAATCTGTTAAAAATCTGGAGGATATACTTGATGATATCAAATTTAAATGGACTGATAAAGAAGTCGATAATTTTAAAAGTAAACTAAGCCATCAACTTGATTTAATAGTTCAAAATCCATACATGTTTCCTGTTTCGACAATAAAAAATGGACTGAGAAAAGCAGTGTTGAGTAAACAAACGACTATTTTCTATCAGATAATTGACGATATTGTTTATTTAACTTATCTGCATATTAACAAAAAGGATATCGATAAGATCAAATAA
- a CDS encoding serine hydrolase domain-containing protein: MKTLIMLEYRKIRLLFFVFTLIHLTSCSSVQKVEIENFQGIIISNDSIDAYVKTKMEELKIPGASLAIINKGKVVHHQTYGYANFEKKLKVTENTIFEGASISKSVFSFFVMKYVEEGKLNLDKPLFKYLEYPDIAYDERYKKITARMVLSHRSGFPNWRENEPDNKLKIKFEPGTNFEYSGEGYQYLALVLKEIDGGNWTDLENKFQHKVAKPLKMEHSSFIPNENLEQKKAEPYDKNNNWIDLKKNYWYKKDKGNFVSASSIHTEPIDFSKWMIAVMNKEQLSKSSYDELFKPHSTITAENGITYFYSLGFASDSTKPENTYYHSGSNDGFTCWYLINTEKDWGFVVFTNSEYGIELGENLFDYLRE; this comes from the coding sequence ATGAAAACCCTTATTATGTTAGAATACAGAAAAATTCGTTTACTATTTTTTGTATTTACTCTAATTCATCTTACCAGTTGTTCGTCTGTACAGAAAGTAGAAATAGAAAATTTTCAAGGCATAATTATTTCTAACGATTCAATAGATGCGTATGTCAAGACAAAAATGGAGGAGTTGAAAATTCCTGGAGCATCATTAGCTATTATCAATAAAGGAAAGGTAGTTCATCATCAAACTTATGGGTATGCCAACTTTGAAAAAAAATTAAAAGTTACCGAAAATACAATATTTGAAGGTGCCTCTATATCAAAATCTGTATTCTCTTTTTTTGTAATGAAATATGTTGAAGAAGGCAAATTAAATTTAGACAAACCTTTATTTAAATATTTAGAATATCCTGATATTGCTTATGATGAAAGGTATAAAAAAATAACTGCACGAATGGTTTTAAGTCATCGTTCTGGATTTCCAAATTGGAGAGAAAACGAACCAGACAATAAATTAAAAATTAAGTTTGAACCGGGAACTAATTTTGAATATTCTGGAGAAGGTTATCAGTATTTAGCTCTGGTCTTGAAAGAAATTGATGGAGGAAATTGGACTGACTTAGAAAATAAATTTCAGCATAAGGTTGCTAAACCCCTAAAGATGGAACATTCTTCATTTATTCCTAATGAAAATTTGGAACAAAAAAAAGCAGAACCATATGATAAGAATAATAATTGGATTGATTTGAAAAAGAATTATTGGTACAAAAAAGATAAAGGAAATTTTGTTTCAGCTTCATCAATTCATACAGAGCCAATTGATTTTTCAAAATGGATGATAGCTGTGATGAATAAAGAACAGTTAAGTAAAAGTAGTTACGATGAACTTTTTAAACCACATTCAACAATTACTGCTGAAAACGGAATAACATATTTTTATTCATTGGGATTCGCTTCTGATAGCACAAAACCCGAAAACACCTATTATCATAGCGGAAGTAATGATGGATTTACTTGTTGGTATTTAATAAATACAGAAAAAGATTGGGGTTTCGTTGTTTTTACGAATTCTGAATATGGAATAGAACTTGGAGAAAACCTATTTGATTATTTAAGAGAATAA